The Dehalobacter sp. DCM sequence TCTCCCGGATCGCCTCTTTCGTGCCGCTGTGAGCAGCCATAAAGATGGCGACGGCAACAGCGATCGCCCCTTTGATCCCCTCCGCATGATTATGAGTGACTTTGGTAATTGTGGCCGCGAGTTCTTTCGCTTCGATTTCCGATGTGGCGGTAAACCCTGCCGGACTGATCCGCATTGCGGCCCCATTGCCGAAGCTATTGTAGGGCTGTGGCGTGTGGCTGAACAGCCAACGGTTGAACATCCCGCCATAGCCGCAATTCGGGTATTTGCGTCCGATTTCTTGCATAGTTTTGACAGCCATTTCCCCGAGCACCGCGTAATACCCGCTGTCATCCCGATCCGCATCGAAAGGCGTCCGGGTTATTTTTTCCGTTTCCATAATGGCTTTGGCCACAGCCAGGGTCATGATACTGTCATCGGTTACCCGGCATTGATCCGTAAATAATTCGAAATCTTTGGCCTTGTAATTATTAAACTCAAACCGTGATCCCACGATGTCTCCGATGATTGCTCCGATCATGCCGTTCATTCCTTCCAAACATATCCAAATCAATATGATTACAATTCAGCCTCAATCAATTTACCCATAAACAGAATTGTCCCTGTTTCATCGTCGGCAATAATGAATAAAAATGGCCGGTCGGCGATGAACGACGGTGCATCCATAGGTGCTCCCGTCAGCTTCATTTCCACTACGGTTGCCGCCGCGGCTTCACTGCCTTCTTCGTTGACCTCGATAACCGCCTTGTGCAGTACCCGGCTGATACAAATATCATCCCGGATTCTGGAAAAGTCCGCATTGTCAGTAAAGGCCAGCCCCATGCCCAGGGCGGACAGACTGTCTTTGAGGTCTTTAATGCCGTATTCCACTTTAAAGCGCGGCAGCTGCAGCAGCACATCCTCCCGTTCGGAAATACTGGTCCGGATCACGTTCCACCGCTCGGCATCCAGGCCGCCGATAAATTCGTTGATGGGTTCTGTTTCTTCCGGCAAGATGCAGTACATTGCCGCCTTACCGTTGCCGTAGGGCAGCCGGACAGCTTGGAAACCGTCTCCCTGTCCGTAGGCGATTTTGCCTGTTCGGCTCATCATCATGACGTCGCTCTTGCCGCCATTGCGTGCCCGGAATTGGGTCTGAAAGGTCTTCTCGGCATCAAATTCCGCCGTCCAATCCCCCTTGAAATAGATCGCATTGATCAGGTACATGATGACATCCGGGGCTATCGGGGAATCAACCATCTTTTCGATTTTTTTGTTGGTTGATTGGGATATCCATTGATTGATTTGATCTGCGGCTTTGTCTTGGTTAAAGTCGAGCGGGGTCACGGCGGCATTGAAAATATCCTTATTAACCGTTAAAAAGGCCGGCTTAATATCCTCGCCTTCTCTTACCCAGATCGAATTACTGATGTTCAGCGTGACTTTTTTGTCCAGCTGATTCAGATACGGAATCAGATTTTTATAGCTTTCATTGAGGATACTGTCGTCGATTTCGCTATATCCCAAGGCCTTGGCCATGGCTTTTTTCGTTTCTGCCTCGGCTCCCTGATAGGTCATAGACAGAGCCGTCGCTATGCTCAAGGGCGAGATGAAGATATTCTCTGTACCGTCCTCCTTATTTAGCTGCTGGAAAAGTTCAAAAGCAAAGCGCGAATTTTGCACAACAACCTCCGGACTGATTCCATTTTTATCAAAGGTTGAATTTTGCGAGGCAGGCTTGGCCGAACACCCTGCCAGCAAGCTAATGGTCAGGATAATACATAGCAGCAGACAAACCCTTTTTTTCATTTAATCACTCCTTCATACCCTAATATTCCTTGAGGAAGTTCCGTATGGTATGACGATAAAACCCGGGTTGACCTGACGGTTTCATTACGCTTTATCAGGTTAGCTGCTGATGATTGCGAAAAAAATCATCCCAAGGGTCCTTATCCTCGATTCTCCGAAGTGCTTCCGCCATGGTCACACTGTCGGGAGCCAACGTGTCTAATTCCGCCCAGGCGATGGGCATGGACACGCGGGCCCCTTTGCGGGCTCGGATCGAATACGGGGCAATACTGGTGGCACCTCTGCCGTTGCGAATCCAGTCAATAAAGATTTTGCCCTTGCGCTTGGCCTTGCGCACGTTGCTGGTGTAGCGGTCGGGCCATTTCTGTTCCATCACTTCGGCGACGCGCCTGGCAAAATCGTGAAATACCTCCCAGGCAGCGGTAGGTTTTAAAGGAACGACCACATGGTACCCTTTGCCGCCGCTGGTCTTGAGATAGGCGTTCAGGGAAAGCTCGGTGAGAATACTATGTAAATCCCGGACCCCCTGCCGCACGTGACTCAGTTCCATGCCCTCATCCGGGTCCAGATCAAAGACCATCAGATCCGGTTTTTCCAGAGCGTCCACCCGGCTTCCCCAGGTGTGAAATTCCAGGGTGCCCATTTGCGCTTCGGCGATGAGCCCGGAAATGTTTTCTATATAAAAGTAGTCCTCCGTTTTCCCCTCACTATGGGTAATGGGGATAGTTACGATTCCTTTGCTGCCCGGGCCGGGATGCTTCTTATAAAAGCAGGTTTGGGAGATGCCCTTGGGGCAGCGGACAATGCTTAAGACCCTGCGGCTCAGATAGGGAAGCATGCGCTCCGCAGCCTTTTCGTAATAGCGGACCACATCCCCTTTGGTGATTTCCGGTTCAGTGAAGATCACTTTGTCCGGGTTACTGATCTTAATTCCTTGGATAACCAGGCCGTCGGTCCATTCTTTTCCAGCTTCTATTTCCTCCATGGTGCGTCCGGTTCGGATGCTGGTGGTAAATTCGGATACACCGTCGCTGCCGGCAGCATGTTCATCTTTTTCTTTGAGCAGCAGCCAGTTTTCCTGTTTCTCGTCCTTTTTCCCTTTTAGCCGCACCAAGGCCCACTTCCCCTTCAGTCGTTGCCCTTTCAGGACAAACTTGAGCATTCCTGCACCGAGTCCCTCAGCCACATCCCCATGGGGCTCCCAGTACCCTTCATCCCAGAGCATGACGACACCGCCGCCGTATTCCCCTTTGGGAATCGTCCCCTCAAAATTCCGGTACTCCAGGGGATGGTCTTCCACATGTACGGCGAGCCGCTTGTCCCGGGTATCATAGGAAGGGCCCTTGGGTACAGCCCAGCTTAAGAGAGTCCCATCCCACTCCAGACGAAAATCGTAGTGATCCCGACGGGCCAGATGGTGCTGGACGACAAACCGCAGACTCTCCCGGGGCATTTCGCTTATCCCTTCCGGTTCCAGGGTTCGGTCAAAATTCCTTTTCCGGTTGTATTCAGTGAGTTTTTCCTTATCCATACCCATATCTTCCCATAGTGTATTTCAAACTATGCATCGCAGAAATTTTATATCATTTGAATGTAGTTTTGTGCGCCATAGAAGTTTTATACATTGTATTTTTCTCGAATGCTTTTTAGCGACGCTTCTCCGTCCAGCATCTTCCCCTTGGCTATCTGTGCTTCAGCTGCAGCCAATTTGTTGTAGACATCAAGCATGAACAGTTTTTCCTCGTACATTTTTACACTCATAATAACCATATCGCCATACCCGTTTCCTCCATCAATTTCTCAGGTTAACCACTTTTGCCTGTAATTTTAAGATACCCTCAATCGAAATCGTCTGTTGAAGAAATCCGTACAGAAGAAAAACATTGGCAACAAGGACTTGCGTTTCGCCGCTTGAGAAGGACCCTGCCACAAAAACACCGATGAAGAGCATCGCCCAATAAGCAAAACTGGCATTACAAATCCGCTTCCAGACGGGGATGTAATTATTTCCCCTGATGAACTGGAACAGAATAACAACATACCACATCATATGCATTGTGACAAAATCCCAAAGGCCGCTCGGTCCGGTTAATCTGTCCCAATTCAGCGAAAAAAGCTGTTGAGGGTATAACTCCCAGTTTATTGCGGTTTCTCTCGCTGGGGTCAAAAAAGCCTGTAAGAAAAAAAGATAAATCCCAATGAAGCCGATAACGTATAGCCACCAAAAGGTTTGGCGCTTCACCGCAAGATGATAAATACCATACGCAATAGCTAACGCGATTATGGGCACAGCAATAAAATAGTATTGGAAATAGGCTTCTATCAACAGTTTCGGGCCAACGATACACGCAATTAAACATAAACCGGCAATGCACATTTCTTTGAGAATATGTCTTTTTTTCGCGCTGGGATAGGCTTGATTCACTTCGTGCTGGATCATTTGAATATCGCCAAATTGCGCTATCACCGTGCGGATTGCCTCATCTTGATCCAAATCGCTGCTGCGTAATGCGGCATAGTGGTCATATAAGTGTTGTTTCCACTCATCCGCCAATTCCTGTTTTTCTCTCAGCTCCAAATTCACTCCGGAAATAATTGTCCGGACGTAATGTTCGAATTCCTCAATCCGTAGATGTTCTGACAATGCCATCACCCACAATCCGCTGCATAACTTTCTGAAACATGTTCCATTCGTTTTTTTGATCTGCTACGGCGTGTTCGCCTGCATGTGTAATGCGATAATATTTTCGGCGCGGTCCATCACTGGAATCCCGCCAATAACTACTGACCAGTCCGGCTAGTTCCAGTCTTTTTAAAGCCGGATAAAGGGTTCCTTCTTTGTAACAAAGATATCCTTCACTCAGCGTTTGTACCTTCTCTGTAATCTCGTACCCGTACATATCCTTCTCGGTAAGCAAAGACAACAGAATAAGGCCGGTACTTCCCTTTAATAGTTCCGCTTTATGCATTTCCAGCGCCCCTCTATGTAGAATCACTACTTACTGTATATTGTAACACGATGTAGCGGTGAAATATATGGTATATTTTGTAATTTATGTTATAATAGCCCTGCAGCAGATGGCGTGCAGGGCGGTCGGCATTCCCTCCGGAAGGAGGTGATGCCCATGGAAGTATTCCAGTCATTGATGTTGATGGTTTCTTTCGCGACGTTGGTCGTTATGATACTATCCTTCAATAGGAAGAAATAGACCGCCCAGTCTAATGGTTAACGGTCTATTCCGTATACCGAAGCCGACCGCCCTTAAAGCGGCTGTTGCGGGGAATCATGTTACAGCATGATTCCTCTTTTGTTTATATTATATACCATGTTTTAGTTAAAATACATACTTATCTGTAAATTTATGTAAAATAGTATGCCTTGTCTGGCTTCAGTGTTCCATTTTCCACACCAACACACTAACGTCTTACCCTATTTTCCGCTTATACGCCAGCATGGCAAAACCATAAGCAATAATCAGAATACCCAGGCACCAGGCAAGTGCAATCCAGATACCACTCCCGACCGGCTGAGCGGACAGCAGTGCCCGAATGGCCTCCACAATCGCAGTGACTGGCTGGTTCTCGGCAAAGACGCGAACGCCCGACGGCATCGATGCGGTTGGCACAAACGCCGAGCTGATAAACGGCAGAAAGATCAGCGGGTAGGAAAAGGCACTGGCGCCGTCAACGGATTTGGCGGACAACCCGGCAATCGCCGCGATCCAGGTCAGGGCAAGGGTAAACAGCGCGAGGATACCGGCTACAGCGAGCCAGGACAGTACCCCAGCCGGCGAGCGAAAGCCCATGAGGAGAGCCGCCAATAGGATGACGACCACAGAAATTGCGTTGGATACCAGCGAAGTCAACACGTGCCCCCACAGTACGGTGGAACGCGCTATCGGCATGGAATGGAAGCGCTCGAATATGCCCCGCTGCATGTCGATAAACAAGCGGTAAGCCGTATAGGATACACCGCTGGCAATGGCAATCAGCAGGATGCCGGGCAGCAGGTAATTCAC is a genomic window containing:
- a CDS encoding PadR family transcriptional regulator gives rise to the protein MHKAELLKGSTGLILLSLLTEKDMYGYEITEKVQTLSEGYLCYKEGTLYPALKRLELAGLVSSYWRDSSDGPRRKYYRITHAGEHAVADQKNEWNMFQKVMQRIVGDGIVRTSTD
- a CDS encoding permease prefix domain 1-containing protein — encoded protein: MSEHLRIEEFEHYVRTIISGVNLELREKQELADEWKQHLYDHYAALRSSDLDQDEAIRTVIAQFGDIQMIQHEVNQAYPSAKKRHILKEMCIAGLCLIACIVGPKLLIEAYFQYYFIAVPIIALAIAYGIYHLAVKRQTFWWLYVIGFIGIYLFFLQAFLTPARETAINWELYPQQLFSLNWDRLTGPSGLWDFVTMHMMWYVVILFQFIRGNNYIPVWKRICNASFAYWAMLFIGVFVAGSFSSGETQVLVANVFLLYGFLQQTISIEGILKLQAKVVNLRN
- a CDS encoding serpin family protein, encoding MKKRVCLLLCIILTISLLAGCSAKPASQNSTFDKNGISPEVVVQNSRFAFELFQQLNKEDGTENIFISPLSIATALSMTYQGAEAETKKAMAKALGYSEIDDSILNESYKNLIPYLNQLDKKVTLNISNSIWVREGEDIKPAFLTVNKDIFNAAVTPLDFNQDKAADQINQWISQSTNKKIEKMVDSPIAPDVIMYLINAIYFKGDWTAEFDAEKTFQTQFRARNGGKSDVMMMSRTGKIAYGQGDGFQAVRLPYGNGKAAMYCILPEETEPINEFIGGLDAERWNVIRTSISEREDVLLQLPRFKVEYGIKDLKDSLSALGMGLAFTDNADFSRIRDDICISRVLHKAVIEVNEEGSEAAAATVVEMKLTGAPMDAPSFIADRPFLFIIADDETGTILFMGKLIEAEL
- the ligD gene encoding non-homologous end-joining DNA ligase, whose translation is MDKEKLTEYNRKRNFDRTLEPEGISEMPRESLRFVVQHHLARRDHYDFRLEWDGTLLSWAVPKGPSYDTRDKRLAVHVEDHPLEYRNFEGTIPKGEYGGGVVMLWDEGYWEPHGDVAEGLGAGMLKFVLKGQRLKGKWALVRLKGKKDEKQENWLLLKEKDEHAAGSDGVSEFTTSIRTGRTMEEIEAGKEWTDGLVIQGIKISNPDKVIFTEPEITKGDVVRYYEKAAERMLPYLSRRVLSIVRCPKGISQTCFYKKHPGPGSKGIVTIPITHSEGKTEDYFYIENISGLIAEAQMGTLEFHTWGSRVDALEKPDLMVFDLDPDEGMELSHVRQGVRDLHSILTELSLNAYLKTSGGKGYHVVVPLKPTAAWEVFHDFARRVAEVMEQKWPDRYTSNVRKAKRKGKIFIDWIRNGRGATSIAPYSIRARKGARVSMPIAWAELDTLAPDSVTMAEALRRIEDKDPWDDFFRNHQQLT
- a CDS encoding ABC transporter permease, with protein sequence METIKRHFFSDMTVMLGRSMRHIFRSMDTIITVTLMPIAFMLLFVYVFGGAIKAGTDNYVNYLLPGILLIAIASGVSYTAYRLFIDMQRGIFERFHSMPIARSTVLWGHVLTSLVSNAISVVVILLAALLMGFRSPAGVLSWLAVAGILALFTLALTWIAAIAGLSAKSVDGASAFSYPLIFLPFISSAFVPTASMPSGVRVFAENQPVTAIVEAIRALLSAQPVGSGIWIALAWCLGILIIAYGFAMLAYKRKIG
- a CDS encoding ADP-ribosylglycohydrolase family protein encodes the protein MNGMIGAIIGDIVGSRFEFNNYKAKDFELFTDQCRVTDDSIMTLAVAKAIMETEKITRTPFDADRDDSGYYAVLGEMAVKTMQEIGRKYPNCGYGGMFNRWLFSHTPQPYNSFGNGAAMRISPAGFTATSEIEAKELAATITKVTHNHAEGIKGAIAVAVAIFMAAHSGTKEAIREKITTHYYPLNFTIDQIRATYEFNPTCQATVPQAIEAFLESVSFEDAIRLAVSLGGDSDTLAAIAGAISEAYYGVPEEMKEKALTYLDDDLRAIYEEWDVFCR